A section of the Festucalex cinctus isolate MCC-2025b chromosome 7, RoL_Fcin_1.0, whole genome shotgun sequence genome encodes:
- the nt5c3a gene encoding cytosolic 5'-nucleotidase 3 isoform X2: MPQFEKKTVHMRDPERVEQIICGLIKGGASKLQIITDFDMTLSKFAINGKRCPTCHNIIDNCSLVTEECRQKLLQLKNKYYPIEIDPHLTMEEKYPFMVEWYFKSHTLLVEQRIGKDKLPQVVRESDAALREGFEQFFDRLHQHDVPVFIFSAGLGDVLEEIIRQAGVYHPNIKVVSNFMDFDDNGVLRGFKGELIHVYNKHNGALRNTDYFKQLKENCNIILMGDSLGDLSMADGVPNVENILKIGFLNDKVEERLDKYLDSYDIVLVKDETLEVPNAILQKVL; the protein is encoded by the exons ATGCCTCAGTTCGAGAAGAAGACGGTGCACATGCGGGACCCCGAGAGGGTGGAGCAGATCATCTGCGGCCTCATCaagggcggagcctccaaacttCAG atcatcactgactttgaCATGACGCTAAGCAAGTTTGCCATTAATGGCAAACGCTGTCCGACGTGCCACA ACATCATTGACAACTGCAGCCTGGTGACCGAGGAGTGTCGCCAGAAGCTACTGCAGCTCAAGAACAAGTACTACCCCATCGAGATCGACCCACACCTCACCATGGAGGAGAAGTACCCCTTCATGGTGGAATG GTATTTCAAATCCCACACGCTTTTGGTGGAGCAGAGGATAGGGAAGGACAAATTGCCCCAAGTGGTGCGAGAGTCTGACGCCGCACTCAG GGAAGGCTTCGAGCAGTTCTTCGACCGCCTGCACCAGCACGACGTGCCCGTCTTCATCTTCTCTGCAGGCCTGGGCGACGTCCTGGAGGAGATTATCCGCCAGGCGGGCGTCTACCATCCCAACATCAAGGTGGTGTCCAACTTCATGGATTTTGACGACAAC GGCGTCCTGCGGGGCTTCAAAGGCGAGCTGATCCACGTGTACAACAAGCACAACGGCGCCCTGCGCAACACCGACTACTTCAAGCAGCTGAAGGAGAACTGCAACATCATCCTGATGGGAGACTCGCTGGGCGACCTCAGTATGGCTGACGGCGTGCCCAACGTGGAGAACATCCTCAAGATCGGCTTCCTCAACGACAAG GTGGAGGAGCGTCTGGACAAATATTTGGACTCTTATGATATTGTCCTGGTGAAGGACGAGACCCTGGAAGTGCCCAATGCCATCCTCCAGAAGGTCCTATAA
- the nt5c3a gene encoding cytosolic 5'-nucleotidase 3 isoform X1: protein MDRTAVVKVGAAASASVCALFGGVVLAQYIVAKKKRAGKKTRIIEMMPQFEKKTVHMRDPERVEQIICGLIKGGASKLQIITDFDMTLSKFAINGKRCPTCHNIIDNCSLVTEECRQKLLQLKNKYYPIEIDPHLTMEEKYPFMVEWYFKSHTLLVEQRIGKDKLPQVVRESDAALREGFEQFFDRLHQHDVPVFIFSAGLGDVLEEIIRQAGVYHPNIKVVSNFMDFDDNGVLRGFKGELIHVYNKHNGALRNTDYFKQLKENCNIILMGDSLGDLSMADGVPNVENILKIGFLNDKVEERLDKYLDSYDIVLVKDETLEVPNAILQKVL from the exons ATGGACCGGACTGCCGTCGTCAAAGTGGGCGCCGCGGCCAGCGCGAGCGTGTGCGCCCTGTTCGGCGGCGTGGTTCTGGCTCAATACATTGTCGCCAAGAAGaaacgagcaggcaaaaagaCGAGAATCATCGAAATG ATGCCTCAGTTCGAGAAGAAGACGGTGCACATGCGGGACCCCGAGAGGGTGGAGCAGATCATCTGCGGCCTCATCaagggcggagcctccaaacttCAG atcatcactgactttgaCATGACGCTAAGCAAGTTTGCCATTAATGGCAAACGCTGTCCGACGTGCCACA ACATCATTGACAACTGCAGCCTGGTGACCGAGGAGTGTCGCCAGAAGCTACTGCAGCTCAAGAACAAGTACTACCCCATCGAGATCGACCCACACCTCACCATGGAGGAGAAGTACCCCTTCATGGTGGAATG GTATTTCAAATCCCACACGCTTTTGGTGGAGCAGAGGATAGGGAAGGACAAATTGCCCCAAGTGGTGCGAGAGTCTGACGCCGCACTCAG GGAAGGCTTCGAGCAGTTCTTCGACCGCCTGCACCAGCACGACGTGCCCGTCTTCATCTTCTCTGCAGGCCTGGGCGACGTCCTGGAGGAGATTATCCGCCAGGCGGGCGTCTACCATCCCAACATCAAGGTGGTGTCCAACTTCATGGATTTTGACGACAAC GGCGTCCTGCGGGGCTTCAAAGGCGAGCTGATCCACGTGTACAACAAGCACAACGGCGCCCTGCGCAACACCGACTACTTCAAGCAGCTGAAGGAGAACTGCAACATCATCCTGATGGGAGACTCGCTGGGCGACCTCAGTATGGCTGACGGCGTGCCCAACGTGGAGAACATCCTCAAGATCGGCTTCCTCAACGACAAG GTGGAGGAGCGTCTGGACAAATATTTGGACTCTTATGATATTGTCCTGGTGAAGGACGAGACCCTGGAAGTGCCCAATGCCATCCTCCAGAAGGTCCTATAA
- the dctn3 gene encoding dynactin subunit 3 — translation MDKKAAVDNVEMRLQALETRIYGDRRNKSSKPLKCAESLARIQAGLTNTANKRERVKILHKKIEDLMKYLDPQFTDHIAVPDTMKLEFILAEEDFLLSHAALLEQASNLQPMLESTYIRDVPEHTTKLQRLSQLHIKQQDQTDAQSLEVKKLFEEYNKMMFLLSKQFTQWDESLRKLEEAKGIRPVE, via the exons ATGGACAAGAAAGCGGCGGTAGATAACGTGGAAATGCGCCTTCAGGCACTAGAGACTCGCATATATGGAGACAGAAGGAATAAAAGTTCAAAACCGTTAAAG TGTGCAGAGTCCTTAGCAAGAATTCAGGCTGGCTTAACCAACACGGCCAACAAGAGGGAGCGAGTCAAGATCCTGCACAAAAAGA TTGAGGACCTGATGAAGTACCTGGACCCCCAGTTCACCGACCACATTGCTGTGCCCGACACTATGAAGCTGGAATTCATCCTCGCTG AGGAGGACTTCCTGCTTTCCCACGCTGCTTTGCTGGAGCAGGCCAGCAACCTGCAGCCAATGCTGGAGAGTACTTACATCCGAG ATGTTCCCGAGCACACCACCAAGCTACAGCGTCTCTCCCAGCTTCACATCAAACAGCAG GACCAGACGGATGCTCAGTCGCTGGAAGTCAAGAAGCTTTTTGAGGAATACAACAAAATG atgttCCTCCTGTCCAAGCAGTTCACCCAGTGGGATGAGAGCTTAAGGAAGCTGGAGGAGGCCAAGGGCATCCGGCCTGTGGAGTAA